The following coding sequences are from one Streptosporangiales bacterium window:
- a CDS encoding ABC transporter substrate-binding protein, with protein sequence MARRRSALAFFSSVVLVAGAAACAPAGSESEDKGSGKFVVARTGDMDKLDPHVATAFQTIDTLGLIYENLVRVDAKGEIAPSLASKWQQSGDGRRLTFTLRDGVTWHDGDPFTSADVKASIDRILDEETGAVARSNLLAVEEVRTPDKNTAVFELSEPDAALLYALTSVNAAIVHDEDVEAESVDKEPNGTGPFSWKSRKQGQQVVLNGYQDHWDGAPKIKTLEFRVIPTESSILSGMRAGTFQMGQLSDPSVAKQAKGKSGFSLMKEASLSYHTLMLNGRRGPLKKTAVRQAIACAIDRQEVVDTAAFGDGKVTGPITSPAYPYDATKGLPCEPGDVGAAKKMLTDAGYPNGFTLQTNVQTGEYATSVAEGQNLQEQLKKIGVRLKLNQLTTDPFVKAWLEADFDASVALNGGSYDPYLMYGRYFTKNGSLSTPAAWESAKLDALLTKGNGSTDEDERSATYEQLQQQLLKESPWVWLFRGEDYYLVADGVQGFQTRPDASLIALAKTSAG encoded by the coding sequence GTCGTCGCTCGCACCGGTGACATGGACAAGCTCGACCCGCACGTCGCCACTGCGTTCCAGACCATCGACACGCTTGGCCTGATCTACGAGAACCTGGTGCGGGTGGACGCCAAGGGCGAGATCGCGCCTTCGCTTGCGAGCAAGTGGCAGCAGTCCGGGGACGGTCGCCGGCTCACGTTCACCTTGCGCGACGGCGTCACCTGGCACGACGGCGACCCGTTCACCTCGGCCGACGTGAAGGCGTCGATCGACCGCATCCTGGACGAGGAGACCGGTGCGGTGGCGCGTTCGAACCTGCTCGCGGTCGAGGAGGTGCGCACCCCGGACAAGAACACTGCGGTGTTCGAGCTGTCCGAGCCGGATGCCGCACTGCTGTACGCGCTCACGTCGGTCAACGCCGCCATCGTGCACGACGAGGACGTCGAAGCGGAGTCCGTGGACAAGGAGCCGAACGGCACCGGTCCGTTCTCCTGGAAGTCGCGCAAGCAGGGCCAGCAGGTGGTGTTGAACGGGTACCAGGACCACTGGGACGGTGCACCGAAGATCAAGACGCTGGAGTTCCGGGTGATCCCGACCGAGTCGTCGATCCTCTCCGGTATGCGCGCAGGGACGTTCCAGATGGGCCAGCTCTCCGACCCGAGCGTGGCGAAGCAGGCGAAGGGCAAGAGCGGGTTCTCCCTGATGAAGGAGGCGTCGCTTTCGTACCACACGTTGATGCTCAACGGCCGGCGCGGACCGCTGAAGAAAACCGCAGTGCGGCAGGCGATCGCGTGTGCCATCGACCGGCAGGAGGTCGTCGACACTGCGGCGTTCGGCGACGGCAAGGTGACCGGTCCCATCACCAGTCCCGCGTACCCGTACGACGCCACCAAGGGGTTGCCGTGCGAGCCCGGTGACGTCGGCGCGGCGAAGAAGATGCTCACCGACGCCGGCTACCCGAACGGCTTCACGCTGCAGACCAACGTGCAGACCGGCGAGTATGCGACGTCGGTGGCCGAGGGCCAGAACCTGCAGGAGCAGCTGAAGAAGATCGGGGTGCGGCTGAAGCTCAACCAGCTGACCACCGACCCGTTCGTGAAGGCGTGGTTGGAGGCCGACTTCGACGCCTCGGTCGCGCTCAACGGCGGCAGCTACGACCCGTACCTGATGTACGGCCGCTACTTCACCAAGAACGGCAGCCTGTCCACGCCCGCGGCATGGGAGTCCGCGAAGCTGGACGCCTTGCTGACCAAGGGGAACGGCAGCACCGACGAGGACGAGCGGTCGGCGACGTACGAGCAGCTGCAGCAGCAGCTGTTGAAGGAGTCGCCGTGGGTGTGGCTGTTCCGCGGCGAGGACTACTACCTGGTGGCCGACGGCGTGCAGGGCTTCCAGACCCGGCCGGACGCGTCCCTGATCGCGTTGGCGAAGACCTCCGCGGGCTGA
- a CDS encoding ABC transporter permease subunit: protein MTRARWVARRLLGTALTLIGVAVVVFVVLRAVPGDAISAQLGIEAGSLTEAQRAALERYYGLDESLPAQFLGWLGALLQGNLGVSLSTGAPVGELILAALPVTVELAVLAALIGTPVGVALGVLAASGPGKMRDGIVQGTALFGLALPEFVLGTVVVAVLAVAFGYFPDTGTFVPLTQSVAGNLSQVLYPALVLAVGFAANVMRTTRSAYIDIARSDFVRTARGKGVRSARIRGVHVLRNASVPIVTLVGIQLGYLLGGTVVIEQVFALPGLGRLLFTAINDRDYPTVQSTVLVVAVGFVLVNLLVDLLYRAIDPRTGTA, encoded by the coding sequence GTGACACGGGCGAGGTGGGTCGCTCGGCGGCTGCTCGGGACGGCGCTGACCCTGATCGGCGTGGCCGTCGTGGTGTTCGTCGTACTGCGTGCCGTGCCCGGCGACGCGATCAGTGCGCAGCTGGGCATCGAGGCGGGTTCGCTGACCGAGGCGCAGCGGGCGGCGCTCGAACGCTACTACGGACTCGACGAGTCGCTGCCCGCCCAGTTCCTCGGCTGGCTCGGCGCGCTCCTGCAGGGCAACCTCGGGGTCTCGTTGAGCACGGGAGCACCGGTGGGCGAGCTGATCCTGGCTGCGTTGCCGGTGACCGTGGAGCTGGCGGTGCTGGCCGCCCTGATCGGCACGCCGGTCGGTGTAGCGCTCGGGGTGCTGGCGGCGAGCGGCCCTGGCAAGATGCGTGACGGCATCGTGCAGGGCACTGCGCTGTTCGGGCTCGCGCTGCCGGAGTTCGTGCTCGGCACGGTGGTGGTCGCGGTGCTGGCGGTGGCGTTCGGCTACTTCCCGGACACCGGGACGTTCGTGCCGTTGACGCAGAGCGTCGCCGGCAACCTCAGCCAGGTGTTGTACCCGGCCCTGGTTCTCGCCGTCGGGTTCGCGGCGAACGTCATGCGCACCACCAGATCGGCGTACATCGACATCGCCAGGTCCGACTTCGTCCGCACCGCGCGCGGCAAGGGCGTGCGGTCCGCGCGGATCCGCGGCGTGCACGTGCTGCGCAACGCGTCGGTGCCGATCGTGACGCTGGTCGGCATCCAGCTCGGTTACCTGCTCGGTGGCACCGTGGTGATCGAGCAGGTCTTCGCGCTGCCCGGCCTCGGCCGGCTGCTGTTCACGGCCATCAACGACAGGGACTACCCGACGGTGCAGAGCACGGTGCTCGTCGTCGCCGTCGGGTTCGTGCTGGTGAACCTGCTCGTGGACCTGCTCTACCGCGCCATCGACCCAAGGACCGGTACGGCATGA
- a CDS encoding ABC transporter permease subunit — MTTTPPVTGVRADELAGTSLRGPRLLLAGVWGDRNGRVGVVIVGALVLLAIVGLAGVFPYSPTDQDPAVRLAAPSGAHWFGTDQFGRDIAVRTLVGIATSLRVAFVAVALACVVGSALGITAGFFRGWWDQVVGRAAEVLFAFPAILLALAVVSALGRGWLNTALAIAIVYTPIFVRVSRGPTLTVATSEYVKAGRVLGIPVPRLLLRHVLPGVAAPIVVQLTLALSWAVLTESALSFLGLGTQPPDPSLGLMVSDARNIVADAWWSMAFPAAAVVLAVIGLNLVGDGLRTALEERR, encoded by the coding sequence ATGACGACGACACCACCCGTCACCGGCGTACGCGCGGACGAGCTCGCGGGAACCTCGCTGCGCGGCCCGCGGTTGCTGCTCGCCGGTGTCTGGGGCGACCGCAACGGTCGGGTCGGTGTGGTCATCGTCGGTGCGCTCGTGCTGCTCGCGATCGTCGGGCTGGCCGGCGTGTTCCCGTACTCACCCACCGACCAGGATCCGGCCGTACGGCTCGCGGCGCCCTCGGGTGCCCACTGGTTCGGCACCGACCAGTTCGGCCGTGACATCGCCGTGCGTACGCTCGTCGGCATCGCGACGTCGCTGCGGGTCGCGTTCGTCGCCGTCGCGCTCGCCTGTGTGGTCGGGTCCGCGCTCGGCATCACCGCGGGCTTCTTCCGCGGTTGGTGGGACCAGGTGGTGGGCCGGGCGGCCGAGGTGCTGTTCGCGTTCCCCGCCATCCTGCTCGCGCTCGCGGTGGTGAGCGCGCTCGGCCGCGGCTGGCTCAACACAGCGCTCGCCATCGCGATCGTGTACACCCCGATCTTCGTGCGGGTGTCACGCGGTCCGACGCTGACCGTGGCCACGTCCGAGTACGTGAAGGCCGGCCGGGTGCTGGGCATCCCCGTACCCCGGTTGCTGCTGCGGCACGTGCTGCCCGGTGTCGCCGCGCCGATCGTGGTGCAGCTGACACTCGCGCTGTCGTGGGCCGTGTTGACCGAGTCTGCGCTGTCGTTCCTCGGGCTCGGCACCCAACCGCCCGACCCGAGCCTCGGCCTGATGGTGTCGGACGCCCGCAACATCGTCGCCGACGCCTGGTGGTCGATGGCGTTCCCCGCGGCGGCCGTGGTGCTCGCCGTCATCGGGCTGAACCTCGTCGGCGACGGGCTGCGCACCGCGCTGGAGGAACGGCGATGA
- a CDS encoding ATP-binding cassette domain-containing protein, producing MTVLRVTGLRTTVGDGALEVVRGVDLTVAAGETVGLVGESGSGKSMTALSVAGLLPETARVTAGSVWLDGRDVLALDDDERRPLRGQVVGMVYQDPMTSLNPLMRIGKQVAEGLTAHGWSAADANERVFEVLAEVGMPAPARVARSYPHQLSGGMRQRVLIASALAARPRVLIADEPTTALDVTIQRQIVDLVRRLRDDYGLAVVWITHDLGVVARIADRVLVMYAGRVVEEAATGTLFTTPHHPYTEGLLRSIPPMGSAERPPLPQIGGVPVLPGRLPAGCPFRPRCAQRVERCGTEEPELIERGDGRAACWVPRERWT from the coding sequence ATGACGGTGCTGCGGGTGACCGGGCTGCGGACCACGGTCGGCGACGGCGCGCTCGAGGTGGTGCGCGGTGTCGACCTCACCGTAGCCGCGGGGGAGACGGTCGGACTGGTCGGTGAGTCCGGCTCCGGCAAGTCGATGACCGCGTTGTCGGTCGCCGGCCTGCTGCCTGAGACGGCGCGGGTGACGGCAGGCTCCGTGTGGCTGGACGGCCGCGACGTGCTCGCGTTGGACGACGACGAACGGCGTCCGCTGCGCGGCCAGGTGGTGGGCATGGTCTACCAGGACCCGATGACGTCGCTGAACCCGTTGATGCGCATCGGCAAACAGGTTGCCGAGGGGCTCACCGCGCACGGCTGGTCGGCGGCAGACGCGAACGAGCGGGTGTTCGAGGTGCTCGCCGAGGTGGGGATGCCGGCACCCGCACGCGTTGCGCGGTCGTACCCGCACCAGCTGTCCGGCGGCATGCGGCAGCGCGTGCTGATCGCCTCGGCGCTGGCGGCCAGGCCCAGGGTGCTGATCGCGGACGAGCCGACGACCGCCCTCGACGTCACCATCCAGCGGCAGATCGTCGACCTCGTACGCCGGCTGCGTGACGACTACGGGCTGGCCGTCGTCTGGATCACCCACGACCTCGGGGTGGTGGCGCGTATCGCCGACCGCGTGCTGGTGATGTACGCGGGCCGCGTCGTCGAGGAGGCCGCGACGGGCACGCTGTTCACCACGCCGCACCACCCGTACACCGAAGGGCTGTTGCGTTCCATCCCGCCGATGGGCAGCGCGGAACGCCCGCCGCTGCCGCAGATCGGCGGCGTACCGGTGCTGCCCGGGCGGCTGCCTGCCGGCTGCCCGTTCCGGCCGCGGTGCGCGCAACGGGTCGAGCGGTGCGGTACGGAGGAGCCTGAGCTGATCGAGCGCGGCGACGGCCGCGCCGCCTGCTGGGTGCCGAGGGAGCGCTGGACATGA
- a CDS encoding ATP-binding cassette domain-containing protein: protein MSDPAEPMIELRDVVKRYHVPGRGDVRALENVNIRVERGETLGLVGESGCGKSTAAQLLVRLERPTSGVVRVAGIDVPTARGAALRRLRRTVQLVFQDPYASLNPRLRVGDAIAEVLTVHGDRGETRERVTELLGLVGLDASTADRYPGQLSGGQRQRVGIARALAVRPEVLVLDEPVSALDVSVRAEVMNLIVRLREELGLTCVFISHDLGMVRHVADRIAVMYLGEIVELGSWRTVSDHPAHPYAQALQDAVPVPDPAVHEAAATPLTGEVPDAARPPAGCTFHPRCPLAEDVCRSTPPHLLPIRPRRGDETEHDVSCHVVARTAGISD, encoded by the coding sequence ATGAGCGACCCGGCGGAACCGATGATCGAGCTGCGCGACGTGGTCAAGCGTTACCACGTGCCGGGCCGCGGTGACGTGCGCGCGCTGGAGAACGTGAACATCAGGGTCGAGCGGGGCGAGACGCTCGGCCTGGTGGGCGAGAGCGGTTGCGGCAAGTCGACGGCGGCGCAGCTGCTCGTGCGGCTGGAGCGGCCGACGTCCGGTGTGGTGCGGGTCGCTGGCATCGACGTGCCGACGGCACGCGGTGCGGCGCTGCGTCGGTTGCGACGTACGGTGCAGCTGGTCTTCCAGGACCCTTACGCCTCGCTGAACCCGCGGCTGCGTGTCGGCGATGCGATCGCGGAGGTGCTCACCGTCCACGGTGACCGCGGCGAAACGCGCGAGCGCGTCACGGAGCTGCTCGGCCTGGTCGGCCTCGACGCGTCGACCGCCGACCGGTACCCCGGACAGCTGTCCGGCGGGCAGCGGCAGCGGGTGGGCATCGCCAGGGCGCTCGCCGTGCGTCCCGAGGTGCTCGTGCTCGACGAGCCGGTGTCCGCGCTCGACGTCTCCGTACGCGCCGAGGTGATGAACCTGATCGTGCGGCTACGCGAGGAGCTCGGCCTCACCTGTGTGTTCATCTCGCACGACCTCGGCATGGTGCGGCACGTCGCGGACCGGATCGCCGTGATGTACCTCGGCGAGATCGTGGAGCTCGGTTCCTGGCGCACGGTCTCCGACCACCCGGCGCACCCGTACGCGCAGGCGCTGCAGGACGCCGTGCCCGTACCCGACCCGGCCGTGCACGAGGCCGCGGCGACGCCGTTGACCGGAGAGGTCCCCGACGCCGCGCGGCCGCCGGCGGGCTGCACGTTCCACCCGCGGTGCCCGCTCGCCGAGGACGTCTGCCGCAGCACGCCGCCGCACCTGCTGCCGATACGTCCGCGGCGCGGCGACGAGACCGAGCACGACGTCTCCTGCCACGTGGTCGCCCGTACCGCAGGAATCTCGGACTAG
- a CDS encoding D-cysteine desulfhydrase yields the protein MHLARFARRTLGHLPTPLEPMPRLTAELRRHGPAPNLWVKRDDCTGLATGGNKTRKLEFLVGDALARGADVLVTQGATQSNHVRQTAAAAAAVGLRCEVFLEARVQRDEEYEQSGNVLLDDLLGAHVVARPPVDTDMQAVMDEHAAKLAADGSTPYVIPGGGSNPVGALGYVACAQELASAPVRIDQVVHATGSAGTQSGLVAGLCGSNARIPVLGIPVKQPADVQVGTVHELAERTLRHLGIDDALPTDTIEVDDRAIGGGYGVPTDAMVDAVRLVARTEGLLLDPVYSGKAMAGLLTRIGEGAYGQEENVVFVHTGGAAGLFGYRSAFG from the coding sequence GTGCATCTCGCCCGCTTCGCACGCCGCACTCTCGGCCATCTCCCCACGCCGCTCGAACCGATGCCGCGCCTGACGGCGGAGCTGCGCCGGCACGGCCCAGCACCGAACCTCTGGGTGAAACGCGACGACTGCACCGGCCTCGCGACCGGTGGCAACAAGACGCGCAAGCTCGAGTTCCTCGTCGGCGACGCCCTCGCCAGGGGCGCCGACGTCCTCGTCACCCAGGGCGCCACCCAGTCCAACCACGTAAGACAGACGGCCGCCGCGGCCGCGGCCGTGGGGCTGCGCTGCGAGGTGTTCCTCGAAGCACGGGTGCAGCGGGACGAGGAGTACGAGCAGTCCGGCAACGTACTCCTCGACGACCTGCTCGGCGCGCACGTCGTGGCCAGGCCACCGGTCGACACCGACATGCAGGCTGTCATGGACGAGCACGCCGCGAAGCTCGCCGCGGACGGGTCGACGCCGTACGTGATCCCCGGCGGCGGCTCCAACCCGGTCGGCGCGCTCGGCTACGTGGCCTGCGCACAGGAGCTGGCCTCGGCGCCGGTCCGCATCGATCAGGTCGTCCACGCGACCGGCAGTGCCGGCACGCAGAGCGGCCTGGTCGCAGGGCTCTGCGGCAGCAATGCCCGCATCCCCGTGCTCGGCATTCCGGTGAAGCAACCCGCGGACGTCCAGGTCGGCACCGTGCACGAGCTGGCCGAACGGACCCTGCGGCACCTGGGCATCGACGACGCGCTGCCCACCGACACCATCGAGGTCGACGACCGCGCGATCGGCGGCGGCTACGGTGTGCCGACGGATGCCATGGTCGACGCCGTGCGTCTCGTCGCCCGTACCGAGGGCCTGCTGCTCGACCCGGTCTACTCGGGGAAGGCGATGGCCGGCCTGCTCACCCGCATCGGCGAAGGAGCGTACGGCCAGGAAGAGAACGTGGTCTTCGTGCACACGGGCGGCGCGGCAGGGTTGTTCGGCTACCGCTCGGCGTTCGGCTAG
- a CDS encoding cation:proton antiporter, whose amino-acid sequence MHDTATLLLELGGLLVALGLIGTFAARLSISPIPLYLLIGLAFGDGGIVSLAASEEFIAIGAEIGVILLLLSLGLEYTADELVTNLRRSAPIGVLDLVLNAAPGAVAGLLLGWGPVGALVLAGVTYATSSGITAKVLGDLGWLGNRETPAVLAILVMEDLAMAVYLPIVTTVLSAAGLVTGTISVTVAVVLVAAVLVVAVRFGRQIGAFIASPNEEVLLLKVLGLAVLVAGIASKLNVSAAVGAFLVGIALSGPVAHAARQLLSPLRDLFAAVFFVFFGLQTNPTHLPPVAAAALALAAVGIATKLLTGYLAARRAGVGQFGRARAGAALLPRGEFSIVVAGLAVANGIDERLATLAAAYVLLVAAAGPLVARAVDPVLRRRMRRRRERAVATQ is encoded by the coding sequence ATGCACGACACGGCGACACTGCTGCTCGAGCTCGGCGGGCTGCTTGTCGCGCTCGGCCTGATCGGAACGTTCGCGGCCCGGCTGAGCATCTCGCCGATCCCGTTGTACCTGCTGATCGGACTGGCCTTCGGTGACGGCGGCATCGTTTCGCTCGCCGCGAGCGAGGAGTTCATCGCGATCGGCGCGGAGATCGGCGTCATCCTGCTGCTGCTCTCGCTCGGTCTCGAGTACACCGCCGACGAGCTCGTGACCAACCTCCGCCGCTCCGCGCCGATCGGTGTGCTCGACCTGGTGCTGAACGCGGCGCCAGGCGCTGTCGCGGGGCTGTTGCTGGGCTGGGGACCGGTGGGGGCGCTGGTGCTCGCCGGCGTCACCTACGCGACCTCGTCCGGCATCACCGCCAAGGTGCTCGGTGACCTCGGCTGGCTGGGTAACCGGGAGACGCCTGCGGTGTTGGCGATCCTGGTGATGGAAGACCTGGCGATGGCCGTCTACCTGCCCATCGTGACGACGGTCCTCTCCGCGGCCGGGCTGGTCACCGGCACCATCTCCGTCACCGTCGCGGTGGTGCTGGTCGCCGCGGTGCTCGTGGTCGCGGTGCGGTTCGGCCGGCAGATCGGCGCGTTCATCGCTTCGCCCAACGAAGAGGTGCTGCTGCTGAAGGTGCTCGGCCTGGCGGTGCTCGTCGCCGGGATCGCGTCCAAGCTGAACGTCTCCGCCGCGGTCGGCGCGTTCCTCGTCGGCATCGCGCTCTCCGGACCGGTCGCGCACGCGGCGCGCCAGCTGCTCTCGCCGCTGCGCGACCTGTTCGCCGCCGTGTTCTTCGTCTTCTTCGGCCTGCAGACCAACCCCACCCACCTGCCGCCGGTCGCGGCCGCCGCGCTCGCCCTGGCCGCGGTGGGCATCGCGACCAAGCTGCTGACCGGCTACCTGGCCGCCAGACGGGCGGGCGTGGGCCAGTTCGGCCGCGCACGCGCCGGCGCGGCGCTACTCCCCCGCGGCGAGTTCAGCATCGTCGTCGCCGGTCTCGCCGTCGCGAACGGCATCGACGAGCGCCTCGCCACGCTGGCCGCCGCCTACGTGCTGCTGGTGGCCGCCGCGGGCCCGCTGGTGGCCCGCGCCGTCGACCCGGTGCTGCGCCGCCGGATGCGCAGGCGCAGGGAGCGCGCCGTCGCGACGCAGTGA
- a CDS encoding potassium transporter TrkA → MEFERWALPGIGLQHVYMTRQGRRLGVISHRSGQRDLLLYDVDDPDTVVETVVLTVEEADGLAELLAASKVIERLAELERQVEGLVSERIPIKAGSPYAGETLGSTQARTRTGASIVAVVRGSEVIASPLPDFRFETDDIVVVVGTGDGTSAVADILANG, encoded by the coding sequence GTGGAGTTCGAGCGATGGGCGCTGCCCGGCATCGGGCTGCAGCACGTGTACATGACCCGACAGGGTCGCCGGCTGGGTGTGATCTCGCACCGCTCCGGCCAGCGGGACCTGTTGCTGTACGACGTCGACGATCCGGACACCGTGGTGGAGACCGTCGTGCTGACGGTCGAGGAGGCGGACGGCCTGGCCGAGCTGCTGGCCGCCTCCAAGGTCATCGAGCGGCTGGCCGAGCTGGAACGGCAGGTCGAGGGGCTGGTCAGCGAGCGCATCCCGATCAAGGCGGGCTCGCCGTACGCCGGTGAGACCCTCGGCAGCACGCAGGCACGCACCCGCACGGGAGCGTCGATCGTGGCCGTGGTGCGGGGCAGCGAGGTCATCGCGAGCCCACTGCCCGACTTCAGGTTCGAGACCGACGACATCGTAGTCGTGGTGGGCACCGGCGACGGTACGTCCGCGGTCGCCGACATCCTCGCCAACGGCTGA
- a CDS encoding ferric iron reductase yields the protein MTERDVPAANALERVAALGGHFTVAVRDHPPPEGGWRQVTGLYDPATDALRDLVDRTAGRLGTDDHRVAASILHQGYAARLWSVVLGCTAATGLVPILNPADTYWRSTEQSLVELLTVTPSATPVGEGPLDRTARLVAAGALDAHVEPLATAVRTATGVSALVGTLRVLAPHGLGRMPTDIARVLFGTPALRDGGTVDLAAEPPVLRRGSCCLFYRVPGGGLCGDCVLQA from the coding sequence ATGACCGAACGCGACGTGCCCGCGGCAAACGCCCTGGAGCGCGTCGCCGCGCTCGGCGGTCATTTCACTGTCGCCGTACGTGACCACCCGCCGCCGGAAGGCGGCTGGCGCCAGGTGACCGGTCTCTACGACCCGGCCACCGACGCACTGCGCGACCTGGTCGACCGCACGGCCGGGCGGCTCGGCACCGACGACCACCGGGTCGCCGCGTCGATCCTGCACCAGGGCTACGCAGCACGGCTGTGGTCGGTGGTACTCGGCTGCACCGCGGCGACCGGCCTGGTACCCATCCTGAACCCCGCGGACACGTACTGGCGGAGCACTGAGCAGTCCCTCGTCGAACTGCTCACTGTCACGCCGTCGGCGACACCGGTCGGCGAAGGACCGCTCGACCGGACCGCACGGCTCGTCGCGGCGGGCGCTCTCGACGCACACGTCGAGCCGCTGGCGACCGCGGTACGCACCGCCACCGGTGTGTCGGCGCTCGTCGGCACGCTCCGCGTGCTCGCCCCACACGGCCTCGGCCGCATGCCCACGGACATCGCGCGCGTGCTGTTCGGCACCCCTGCACTACGCGACGGCGGCACGGTCGACCTCGCCGCAGAGCCGCCCGTGCTGCGGCGCGGCAGTTGCTGCCTGTTCTACCGGGTGCCTGGCGGTGGGCTCTGCGGCGACTGCGTACTGCAGGCCTGA
- a CDS encoding ABC transporter permease: MMTATSQQSTPVAADALRGVLAAGERPSPPGPLRTSLTFGWRALLKIKHVPEQLFDVTIFPIMFTLMFTYLFGGALAGSTTEYLQFLLPGILVQTIVMITMYTGMTLNTDIQKGVFDRFRSLPVWRPSALVGALLGDVVRYSIASAMVLVLGLVLGFRPAGGVAGVLLSVALLLVFSFCMSWMWTMLSLILRTPNSVMGVSMMLMFPLTFGSNIFVDPRTMPGWLQAFVEVNPISHLVSVVRGLMHGSMPAGEIGWVLISCVVLVAVFGPITMVLYRNKN, encoded by the coding sequence CTGATGACCGCGACCTCGCAGCAGTCGACACCGGTTGCCGCGGACGCACTGCGCGGTGTGCTCGCCGCGGGTGAGCGGCCGTCCCCGCCCGGCCCGCTACGAACGTCGCTGACGTTCGGCTGGCGTGCGTTGCTGAAGATCAAGCACGTACCCGAGCAGCTGTTCGACGTCACGATCTTCCCGATCATGTTCACCTTGATGTTCACGTACCTGTTCGGCGGTGCGCTGGCCGGCTCCACCACGGAGTACCTGCAGTTCCTGCTGCCGGGCATCCTCGTGCAGACGATCGTCATGATCACCATGTACACGGGGATGACGTTGAACACGGACATCCAGAAGGGCGTCTTCGACCGGTTCAGGTCGCTGCCGGTATGGCGGCCGTCGGCGTTGGTAGGCGCGTTGCTCGGTGACGTCGTCCGCTACTCGATCGCGTCCGCGATGGTGCTCGTCCTGGGGCTGGTGCTCGGCTTCCGCCCGGCCGGCGGGGTGGCGGGCGTGCTGCTCTCCGTGGCGCTGCTGCTGGTGTTCTCGTTCTGCATGTCCTGGATGTGGACGATGCTGAGCCTCATCCTCCGCACGCCGAACTCGGTGATGGGGGTCAGCATGATGCTGATGTTCCCGCTGACCTTCGGCAGCAACATCTTCGTCGACCCGCGGACGATGCCGGGCTGGCTGCAAGCCTTCGTCGAGGTGAACCCGATCAGCCACCTGGTGAGCGTCGTGCGCGGCCTGATGCACGGCTCCATGCCCGCCGGCGAGATCGGTTGGGTCCTGATCAGCTGCGTCGTCCTAGTCGCCGTCTTCGGCCCGATCACCATGGTGCTCTACCGCAACAAGAACTAG